In Vigna angularis cultivar LongXiaoDou No.4 chromosome 8, ASM1680809v1, whole genome shotgun sequence, the DNA window GAATTGACACGACAATCTAAAAATAACATACATGACAGAACCATAAACTTTAGCAAAAAAAATCGTTGGTCGAGACCTAATTTTGATTAACTCTAATAGCCTAACAAGATTAAAGACTCATCCTTAAACAATAATTCATTACGCGGCAAATTTGTGAAACCTATTTGACCAGTGAATCCCTTCTGTAGTAAAAGGCAAGATGTGTTACATGCCATCGTTGAAAATCTAGAAAAGTTCACGAGTCAACATAATCGTCTGATATACCAGTTATGTTATTAATATTacagtttttttaatttcatactCTTAAAAGTGTGAACAGAAAGAATAAATACTACTTTATCAGTGATTTATATATACgctattataaataataaggtttttgagttttatgatttaaaaatatttgagggtgtatgtaaaaaaaaaaatatattgacagTGCATGAGAGTTAAAGTCTTGTTTAACAGAAAATTGTTATACTGGAATTAATGAAGGTTTTGGcaagaattaattattacatgATTGAATAGTAGATACACTAAAGAAAGAGAGGTGATTATGACTTATGAGTAGGTCCCACTGAGttgttaatattaattgaaaGAGTACATCAAGTTCATCTTTTATAAATACACTGCTAGGGTTAGGGCTCTGCATATCCAGTCCAAGTGAGTTGTACAACGCTCTATCTCTCTCTAGCTCTTGTTCCTTTCTGTTTGAGTTTGTGATTTGAATTGACGAAAGGTCTGAGAAAATTTCATTTGAAGCAGGTGAAagggaagagaagaaggatgagGAAGCGGCAGGTGGTTGTGAGAAGAGAGGAGCCTCAGAGAAGTGTTAGGAGTGTGAAGTATGGTGAGTGCCAGAAGAATCATGCAGCAAATGTTGGAGGGTATGCTGTTGATGGTTGCAGAGAGTTCATGGCAAGTGGTGGAGAAGGGACAACTGCTGCTCTCACTTGTGCTGCATGTGGCTGCCACAGGAACTTCCACAAGAGACAGGTGGAAACTGAAGTTGTGTGTGAGTGCTCCTCACCTCCCTCCATTGGCACATGAGAGCTTTTTATACATACACCTCAACAATTATGCAACTATTCCTCTCTTGTAATATATTTTGTGGACTTAATTTGCTTTTACTTCTTAAGTATTGAGGTTTTACCACACTTCTGAACTcctatcaatatatatatatatatatatctatacatatatatatatgttctaGAGTAGAAACCATGTGATTTTGAGGTTGATGTGTCTAAAGAGAAAAGACAAAGGGTAATGACAACTCACAGGGTTGTTTTTGTGATGTATGTCTGAAagtttcatcatcttcacttcTTACATGTTTGGTTTAACTAGTTCTGAACAAATATatgatttaatgttttttgtctcagaaaaaaaaaagcacttAATCATATATTTCTCAGAAACAGTTCTGCCAAAGGTGTAAATTACTCTCTTAAGCATGTTTGTGTAAGGATTTGCTTAGTGGGTGAATCAGTTGTCAATTTGAAATGGGATGAGAAAAATTGGTTTTGGTTTCTTTGATTTCTTTGTCTTTTCGTGGGATGCTGATTTTGATTCCATTCCAGATGCAAATTTCACACTATACCAAACCCCACTTTGCTTTGCCCTTTCTTAGTTTTTCAGCTTTTTCAATTTTGGAATTGTTTTCACTGAATCAAATTTCCTCTCATGATCAAGACAGTGTTCAGGATTTCGATTTCACTTTTACTAAAAATCATGCATGCCAGATTCCCTGTTTTCTGTTGTACTAATGTTTAACAAAGTAGCAATTATATACAAGTTGTGTAAAAACTGGTTGATTATTTCACTCTCCCTTAATTGATATAAAGCCACTGATAACTGGCTTTGTAATCTCTGCAACAACAATGATCACACACAAATCTCCAAACCACTAGCCAGTGTCGTTTGAAATCACTTTCAATAGTTTCACGGTCCACATGTCTAATCATGTTGGTTGTTGAAGAAAAGAGGTTTCATTAACTACTTATCCAAAATTCATTTAAGCTtagggtgaaaaaaaaaacacaacacaagaaaaaaaaaagtattcagTATTCAAACTCATCTTCTTTATAGGTCTATTTTATAGATATAAGATAATTGTTTTACTAGAAATGATTATtaatgtaaaagaaagaaaaggtgaAAACCCTAAAATGCAAGTGTAGTAGAAGTGAATGATAATGAGAATATATAGAATGGTTATAGCTTTTGCATATGGTGGAAATGAATGTTGCAAAGAGTAATAAATAAGTGGGTGCTAACAAAATTTAACATGTAGAATGTGCAAAGGGGAAGAATTTGGAAGACACTTATTGTGCCCTATAGCTAGCTTTCATAAAAGGAGATAGCAAAGTACCACTTTTGTGTGCATAGATGTTTTTCCATGTGAGGTGGTGCAAGCAAAAGTGGACAAGTTAGGCATTGAGCATGGAAGGAAACAAAGTTTCAGGTATACGTTAATACTGAATCAGGTAGATGTCTATTCTCGATATTTTTTTCCATCCCcaaccatttttttattataatatatatgctTCCATATTTACCATTTTTCTCACTCCAAACTTATCAACTTTCCTCTAACATATgtacaattaattttttatttgtttaacaCAACGTACAAATCAATGCCATACATAATCTTCATTTGCTTCCTCTATGCATATTTTCTTACCACCAACATTCTAAATTTCATACAACACAATCACTAGTACAACGTTtgattaataaataaacaaaaatggcTCTCAAGTTCTCTTTATACCTTGTGGTGTACAATTTTTGGCATGAATCACTATCTTCTATACTTATTACTTTCTAACTCTTTGTAACTTGTTTGGATATAGAGGTTCCTTTTTTATGAACTTTTGTAGGAGTGTTTAATAATAAGTTTTTGGGTTAAGTATTTCGTTGATCTCTGTAACATCctataatctcacacttgataattcataatttatatattgtagcattacatttaaggtaataTTCCATAATCTTACACTCATTctacaatacccaatagacattcattcggatgatacgttgatgagcggtcacgggaggttatgcacttgtgatgacttctacttcttcttacaaatacacttccaaaatactccataccatccacaaggttagtcctcaacactatgtccaaaaccgacacatagaccaggacctcctacccctctcaccacataatttaTCCTtatctacttgagactggatgattattagagtatcaggataaccttcaacaacaggaccctcaacatc includes these proteins:
- the LOC108344803 gene encoding mini zinc finger protein 2; its protein translation is MRKRQVVVRREEPQRSVRSVKYGECQKNHAANVGGYAVDGCREFMASGGEGTTAALTCAACGCHRNFHKRQVETEVVCECSSPPSIGT